The DNA segment CTCCATTGGGGCAAATGTGTATCGCTTTGCACAAGCACGACAAGACACATGTGAAGGAAGAACTTGCATCGGCTTGTTGTTTGAGCTGGCTACCGTGCAAGAGAGATAAAAAGAGAGTTTTATTCCAACCAAAATATCCGACAGAGAGAATATCCAATGAAAAGATCCTTTTATCCAATTCAAAACATGAGACATCATCTAACCCTTTccaaaccccatcatctcaatccaaaaacaaaactgTCGAGGTAGCCCAAAACTTCCCACCCTACTCAtacctcctcggccgtccCACCGCCCGTCTCTTCGGAGTCGGCGTCACCTGCTGCTCTAACTCCCGCTTTCCCGgcgtcttttttttctttttcggcGCTTCCGGCACCTTGCCAGGCGACGACTTTGGCTTCGTCGGGGTTGACACCTTCCTTGccttcccctttttctcctttgTCACAATAGGACTGGGCACCTTCGtgctcctcgtcttcctcttcttcttctcactACTCCCCTCAGGCTGCTGTGTGGCAGGAAtaacctcatcacccccctcacttGAATACTGCAAAGCTGGGACCGTCTTTTGTTGCGTCCAAGGGATCTCGATTCGGGGGTTTACCCAGGGAGGCCTTTTATCTGGAGATTGGGGGACTTCGACGGTTTCAACTTTACCTGCCACGCCCACCCGGGGGTTTTTCGGGGGTGTTTCCCTAATGACGGCAGTATCTGGGTCACTTCTGGGGCGTTTTTGACCagtttgtggagggggtgttgggatgcgggggatggtggtgttgcctgGGGGtgagttgggagggggtttttcCCTCGGGGTTTGCGAGTCTTGCTGGGTGGCGTTGTAGTTATTGGTTGGGGAGTAGAGGCTGACCGGTCTGACTACGCGCCCGGAGCGGGTGGTGCGTcgttggggggtgggttcgGGGTCGGTGGCGGTGTCGGgtttgttgtcgttgttgttatcaccaccactgtcgttgtcgtcctcgtcagaATCGTTCACTCCATCAAAGGTTTTACCTGGgccacctccgccaccaccatcgccatcatcatcgccatcatcactgtCGTTAGCACCATCATTGCGATTGGGACCGGCACCACCTTCATCCGCCATGGCCTCCTCATAGCCCTGAGCAAAGTATGAAGGGCCCCCAGCCGGTTCCTGCTGTTTCTTGAGCGTTTTATCAATCTTGGCAATCACCTCCGTATGGCCCTTGATCTTGAGCTCCAGCAGCCGCACCCTGTCCGCCAGCTCGCTCTGCTTTGTCTTGAGCGGGAGCATTTCCTTGATCAgagcctcggcctcctcgtccaaTTCGTCTGCCCGGTCCTCCAGTTGGCCAGCCCGAGACGGatcagcctcctccaaagcCTCGAGCCTCAAAGTGGCCGCCTCTTGCATCATGTCTGCTGCGTCATCAGTCTTTTCGTTGCGAAGTGTCATCTGCTCCTTTGCCGCCCTCTTGAACTCGGCAGCGCGTCTGCGGAacatcttgatctccttCTGCAAACGTTCCTTCTGCTGGTCAAGTTGTTCCGGTTTGGGCAGGTTGTCATCAGCTTTCTTGAGGAGGTTCATCTtttcctccagcttcttgacctcctctGAAGCTTCGACAAATCGTTGATATTGCTCCGACTCATGGTCATCCGTTTTAAGCCTGTCTCTCTTGTGTTGGGCTTCAGTGTACTGGTCGAcgaccttcttcaacctgcCTCTCAGGAGTCTATGCTGCGTGGCCAGAATATCATTGTTTATTCTCCGcgcctcatcatccctcttGTACtttgtggtgggagagggtggtagCGGTGACGGATCCCCTTGTGTTCCTTGTGAGCGTGTGGGTTGCCGTtccggaggcggtggaggaggccgtggtggtggcggcgtaGGTTCCCGTGGAGCCGCAAACTTGTGGCCAAATCCAACCTTGTACTCGCCCTTTGGATCCAGCCTCTCCAACAGGGCGTGATACTTTTGCTTGATAGCCCGCTGCTCAGgtgtctcctccacctcccgtcCTGTCGCCTGGagctccacctccttcctcatAATCTCCAGATAATCCTTAGCgaccttctcttcctcgttTCGTACCTCCGCGCTGTCGTCGTATTGCAATGCGACGGGGTAAAGGTGCCACAACACGCGCTTCGCCCGGCGCATCCATCTAAGCACCCGCTTCAGGTGTTGTTCCAACGTGAGTGCCAAGAAGGGATCTCTCGGGTTGCCTGCCTCGATGAGCTCGTCCCATTCTTGGGCACGGGCATCCTTGCGAGCTTCGTAGCCTTCATACTCGTCAGCGTCAGACTCTGCAGCATTACCCCTTGGTGCCTCAAACACAGGCCGTTGGACTCGCCAGTCCGGCTTGAATCCACCCTTTCTCTTGTGTTTCTCGAGCGCTATTCTCCTTTCGCCCGTCAAAGACTCATCCACCGTGACAAGGGAATCATCCATATGATTATCACCAACTCGATGTCTGTCCCCGCGTTCGGGAGTGTCCATATTGGCCGCCCGAATCTCATCGCTGTAGTGTTGGTTCCAATATTCACCCCATAGTTTGGCAGGCTGCTCCATGGCCTGTTTCGCCCACGGAACTGCGAGCCAGTCCGTGATCCCAGGGTTCAGCTCACTGGTGACAGGGGCGTGGAATTGGTACCAAACAAGATACTTGGTCCCGTGCACCAACTGAAGCTCCCGCGACGCCACCTTTGTTCCTTTGACCTCCTCCATGTCTTGGCCCTCTGGCGTGTACGGGATCAGGTCAATGCGGTTCGTGAGCGCGTACCAACCGTGCATCAGGGTATCTGGTATGCTGATATGACCAGTTTCCTCGTTCGCCCGGAACTTGGCTTTCTCGTTTTGCACTTTCAAACGCGCTATGGGGAACACGACGTCAATCAAGATGTCGACATCTACAAACGATTTTGTCTGCGACCTTCTTGGGGTCCAGTAGCGTTCATCCGCCCAGCTCGCCCGGTCCTGTATTTGGATTCTTTTGGAGCGCACTTGGAATAGCTCGAGGATATCATAAAGGTCCTCGGAGTAGTGCGGTTTGTTTGCGCCGGGAGTTCTCACGTTTTCGATGGTGTATTCTCCCGCATCGACATTGTAGTCTATCCACGAttcctcccattcctcctccctctcgcgCGCATCCCACACCGTGACCAAGCGTCGGAGTACGGCCCCCAGAAGATAAATGTCTTCCCAAAGCTCGGGCCTGAGTCCCGTGTGGTCATCGACGTCCTTGTTCCCTAGCCTTGCCATGATCTGGCTGCGCTCTCCACGATTGTACTTGTACACCTTTTCGCTGCTGTGTAATTCGCTGGCCTGCGACCAACTACCAAGCACAACACGAGGGAACGCGCGCCGAAGAGACTCGTTGACATAGTTGTCATTCTCCGCTGGGTCCTCATCCCGCTTATTCACGTCAAATTCACTCTGACCCCTCTCCCATGCTTCCTCAAAGTGCAGATAGACATGCTCGGGGAGGATGTTGCGGTGGACAAACGGCTTCCaattctccttcttcctcctttcccctgCCTTCAGCTCCGATCGTGTGATGCCCGTTTGCATATAGATTACAGCGGACGTGAGCTGCTCCATGACGTGCCAGATGAAATACTCATCAATCCAAAGCTGCGCCGTCTTTGGACCCTGCGTGGCATATGCCAGAATACTCCGGAGATTGTACCCGTTGAAGTGCTTGAAATACAGCGAATACTCGTCAACATATAGCGGCCTCCTGAAGGCATAATCATACTCTACGCCCTCTCGGCCGTTGCTGATGCCAAAACCGAACAAGTTTGGatacaccccctcctctggcAGCCGTCGCTTTACCAGTGGATCGTCAAGCCGGGCAAATTTGATCTCGGGCGGAATGGTCCCGGCATAATCCCGTTTGGCCTCGTCAGGATTGGAATGCCACCACCGTCTGTAGTTTTCGTTCCAACGCCAATCAATCATCAAGGGGTGCGCATGAATGTTCTTGTTGACAATGAGCTCCCCAGTCTGCCTTGAGCACACCAACAGAGCGCGGCCAGTCGGCGCCTGTGGCTTCAGGGTGTGCATATAGACAAAACCGGCCTTTTGTTGGTCAAGCCAGAGGGTAGAATCCAGATATTTCTCATCTACGCCCGTTTTCGGCAAGCGAAAGGTTCTGGGGGGGAGCATGATTGCCAGCTGACACCAGTCATCATCCGGCTCTGCAAGAGCCTGAAGAGCCGTGTCGGATTGCTGGACATGCGTCGTGTCGACTTGCTGAACCTGTGTCTGCTGGACCGGAAACCTCTTGGGCGTGGAAGCGTCCGCAGGCCCCAATGTATCGTCCCCAATGAGGTCAGAAATCAAGTCTGTTGTACCCTCAAACAAGCCAGCTGTTGTCCCGTCAAACAAGCTATCCGGATCACCATTCATGTTGACATCTTCATCAGGATCCACGTTCGCTGAATTCCCCCCTTGAACTGGATTAGAGCCCGTGGTCACGCCTGCCTGTGCGAGTGCCATCTCGCTGCTGGCGTCGATGGCGGCCTCAATGTCATTGATATCCATCTCgtcagtgatgatgatgtcccCTGAGCCATCATGCTGAGGAGGACCAGAGTACGTACTGCTGGGGTCGTTGACAGGGCCTATGCTGGTATTTCCGCTCGTAGTAGGAATAGGCGGGATAGGCGGAATGGGTGTCTTGCCCGTACTGGTAGTAAGCTGGGCAAACCCCGGTctgggagttggggaaggaTGTGATGGAGGTTCTGGGACTTCGTCTTGACTCTGTAACGACTTGGCCATTGGATATGATTTGGTGACCGAGTCCGAGTTCCAATAATGGTAGCTCTCATCCGAGGTGTCGTCGTACACATCGGCATCACCAGGCGCCCACCCCTGCCAGGAATACGAAGACATGGCGCTTGTGCTGTTCTTGGTGACGTTGTGAGTTCAAACGTCGCCGGTCATCAGACAGCAAGCACTTGGACGGCCGGCGGGTCGGGTACGTACGCGACATGGTGCTATTTTATTGTTGACTTTGGGCAGTTAACGCCGGGTGTTTCTTTGTCGTGGCCTCCATTTGGTCGAGCTGGTTCCGGCAACACCAACGGATTCTGCAGTATGGAACACAAAGGATGCGGTGTCGTCGAGTACAAAGCCATGGATGCGTTTTGCATAGAAGTCGATTATTCTGAGACGCTCGTCTGGCATTGGTTAATTAGTGGATGATGGAATGTGGGCAGATGCCAGCACGTGGTCGGGTGGTCAGGCAGCTGgacagggttagggtctaAGTCCGACATGCCGACAATAACGCTGGGAATGCCCCCTTTTTCGATCAAAATATTTAATCAGATGAAACTGCTGTCACTTGGTGTAACCGGATAGTCATCAGTCCCAATAAGCCAACTCAGAGCGAGTCAATATGTTCAGTCCACGTGCGGTgttccccacctccccctccgcacGACCTCTTGATGATTTCACATTGCCAAATACACCAAAGTTGTCATCACTTGCTGGATGTTGCAAATTGTcagtcttctttttcttttacaATGGGTGATTGTATTCCGGATACCCACGACGTGTCGGCGGCTGGTGACCGCGACATCGAAACCTACCACATCTCTTCCGCGCTGCACGCCCGCGCCGCCCATCATGAGTCTTTCCAGCAGCTGTGGGAGACAAAATGGAAAGGACCTGTATGTCAACAAGGGCCAATCCGGCCGTTCACAGCTAATCATCAATAGTGCGCCATGGGTGTCTACCCCTTCATGTTTGGCAGCATCACCGACTTTCAGCCGGTGGTTGACGCCATCATCGCTGTAAGCACCAACCCTTGGATGCAGTTCTTGACCTTGTCTAACACCGCCGACAGAAAGGCCTAAAAGAGCCCTACAACTGGGATGAATACGCTTCCATGTTCTTCCCCCAAGCGTTCAAGCTCGCCTTTACCGCCCGCCAAGCCGAACAAAAcggggaaaaggaaaaggctTGCGAGTTGTACCTGTCCGTTACCCCATCTCCCATTCCGTCCCAACTGTCTAACACAACCCCAAAGCCGAAGCTCAGCCCTTTACCGCATCGCGCGTTTCCCTGCCCCGCGCTCCCCCAAACAACACGAAGCCTGGAATCTAGGCAAACACGTCTTCTACAAAGGCTCCTCGTATGTTCCCCCATTCCCCCGTTCacccaccccgccatcctTACTAACCccccacagcctcctccccatccccatcctccccatctccatcccccaccccaaccaccttccctccgaaccccccctcatccccgcctccctcctccttcccccgtcttcacaccccctccccctcctcataaTCCTAACCGGTCTCGACGGTTACCGCACCGAACTCTCAGTCTGGCAAACCCCCCTGTCCCGCTTCTCCATCGCAACCCTCGTCCTCGAAATCCCCGGAACAGGCGactccccctctctcccctccgaccccctctcccccgaccGCCTCATgtcctccctcttttccTATATCTCCACCGCCCTTCCCACCGTCAACTCTTCCAATGTCATCATCTGGGGCTTCTCCACAGGAGGGTACTACTCCCTCCGCGCAGCCCACACCCATCCGTCCCACCTCCTCGGCTCCGTctccctcggcggcggctgccACCACATGTTTGACGAGACCTGGCTCCGCAACGTCAACCATTTGGAATACCCCTTCGACCTAGCCCATACCCTCGCCCATAAATTCGGTTACGGAGACGATCTAGACCAATTCATCAAAGAAGGCAAGAGCAAATTCAGTCTCCTCGACAGCAGGATCCTGGACCAGGAAAGTTGCAAGACGTTGGTGGTCAATGGTGACTTGGACGAGATTTTCCCGGTGGAGGATTTGTATCTTGccgtcaaggacaagaacggGGATGTGAGAAAGAACACCGAATTCAAGGTTGTCGAGGGGAGGAAGCACATGGGGGAGCCGGAGAGCTTTGGTGTTATTCTCGAGTGGATTCATGGGCtgtgggggttggaggcggGAGTGGACGAGTTCAAGAAGGGCGTTTTAGAGCGTTTGCCTTTCAAGCCGAAATattgaaggtggtggtgagactTGATCAAGTTGTTGCATCGAATACCATGGCAAAGAAGCTGTGGCTGTGGAGAAGCTTGCAAAGGTTTTGGCCCGATCTTCAAGAAAATGCTAATTCACATGGTGATAATGTTCCTATATTGTCCAAAGccaggaaaaaaaaggagagaaCCTATACGGAGTCCTTTATTTatctcaccaacccccccaccaccctcccttgACCCCACCCTCCCTTGATATAGAATCTAATTATATTGCGAAGGATGCTTACTAAGGGTTGAAAGATATTCAATAGgctttaaaagatagttaagaGGCATTCGAAGATAGTTAAAAGGCGGTAAAAGGTAGTTAAAGGGGTTAGAAGATAGTTAAGAGCCGTTAAAAAATAATGAAcaggccttcaaagatagGTAAAGGGGCTTAAAAGTCAACTTGAAGGCCTTAAAGAATGATCTAAAGGCGTTTAAAGATAACTTAAAAGCTTATTACTTTTCTTTCAGGACCTAAAAACACCCGCTTACATCGCTGTACGTGCTCTCACCCGCAAGTCGCATCTCCCACTGATTAATCAACCAAGCTTGGACTAATGGCTCTTGCGCCTCAACATCGAAAGCTTTTCAAAACCGTTTTGAACCACTGCCAGCTCCTGCTCCAGCCGTACCTTGCGAGATTCAAGTTTGGCAATCTCAACGTCACACCGCGTTCTTTCCCTGTCCATAAAGGCCACAGTTTCTGGAACAATAATGTCCGTACGATCGTTCGAAGCCTTTAGCGTATCCGTTTCGGCTTTCGTCGACTTCAGGTGTTCAAGGGTGAAGTTGCATGTCTTGAGCGCCTTACGCTTGAGGTGCCGCTCCATGTATTTGAGGATGAAGGCATCGCGCGAAGGGTCATATGGCTCGTCGTTTTCGACTTGCTTGTCGTCTGGGCCGGCTTCTTTTGCTATGCCTTTTCCCTTGACATCTGGTTAAACATTGCTTAGCCGTTCGAACCATGCGAAGGGCGCTGTTGGAGATGTAAGCAAACCTTTCACTGGTGTCGAGTTGTCGGAGGCGTCTTTCTTGTCTTGGaggtcaacctcctccttggtcaaGGCTTCATCACGAATCGTTTGCTGAGCCATTACCGTAGTGTTTCTTGGTAGCTGTTGCAACAAAGTATGTAGTTGAAATTGAAACTGGGTGGCTAAGTCTGTGGTGGAACtgtgaagatggtgttggagttgaggaagaaagggaagaggaagagttgaCAGATGGGATTGGGAGATAAGCTGCTGAGGTGCTGTGTCCGGGTCCGAGCAGGCGGCGTCTCGCCACACAGTTCCATGGGAAAGCACAGGGGTTAGCACAGCTGTGCAAACCGTGGATCGAAATGATGGAGGGTACGATCCAAAATGACGGCCGTGGAAGATCATGGAGACGGCATCTAGGAAAGAACCCCTCGGCACAAGAAACCTCCGCGGACTCGCCCAGAGAAGTCACACACCTCAGCGTTCAGCGGACGAGTCCCTTCAACTTCATGAGGAGGAGCGAGACCGCTGTTCTTTGTTACTATGCACGTTATGCagcttcctccacctcttcaCAACAGCCATATATTGCCAACTCACAGTAAACCCAACCGCTCAACTagccctccacccccaacctcttcgGCCCCCTCGCAACAAAAATCATCAtactccccaccacctccacctccacctcctcaaaagCCGCCTTaagcccctcctccaactgtGCCCTCGTATCACCCTCATTCCCAAAAACCTTATAAACCCGATTATACAACCACAATGTatacctcaccctcacccccgccagTCCCCGGGCTTGATACTCCCTCCCGGGCAAAATAGTACACCCAACCagcaccccatcccccctcaacaacctcgccgccatccCAAAAACCCCTTTTTTACCCTCCGGTGCCGTGGTCCGCAGACAATGAAAAAGGTTAAACATCGTCACAACGTCatacctcccctctcccaaactCTTGGGTATGTCCCCATCCAGCACATCATGAAGTACCGTCTCGACCGTAGCCAGCTCCCCCAACCGGCCAACCACACCctcaatcctcctccttgccttctTCAGCGTAGAAAGATTATTATCCATCAACGTGATCCTCATTGACTGCCTATTCCCCAGACAGGATTTCAGCGCCTCCGCAACAAAAAACCCCGTCCCGGCACCAACGTCGAGATGCTCCCAGCATCTGGCTTCTGTGTGTTCTGGCGGCGAGAAGTATTTCTGGAATAGTGGGAGTTGGACAGACTTTGTAGGGCAGCGCCATATTCGCGTCATGTTGTGGCCTAAGACGTGGATGTCGTAGtaggagagggtgaaggcGTTGTAGTaggttgaggtggggggCTTGCGGCcgttgggtggggggttcTCGTGGGGAGGCATGGGGAATCGTGGGATCGGTTAGAGGGCTTGGTGGCGTCGTCGAAGGGTGTCaaagtggtgatggagggggtttggacGCCGGTCGATGGGCGCGCTCGTGTCttttgagggtgttggtctTTACTGACGATGCCTTGCCAGTTTTCCTTGTTGCTTTTTCGCCAAAAGAATATGCCCCAAAAATTCTTAAAGATGCGACAAAACCCGGTGAATATAGCGGTATCTCAgcgaggagagagaggagcaACTGTGGACAGGTATGTAAAGTAAAGTTCAATTGCTCCGAGAGGCAGTGAATGAAGGAAGGCGTGAGACGGAAATAGAAGCATGGAAGCCGCGTTGCGCCTCGTGGTCTTCACTATCTCCGTGGTCAGCGGTCATGGTGAATATCTCGGTTCCACTTTGGCGTTTCGATATGGTATAGTTGTCAGTTGCGGGAAATCTTGGTAGTTGTGGGCAGGTATGTATATAAATAAGGCCGAAGGCCGGTGCTTCGAATTTCATCCGATATCTCCTCAACAATTGGATCAACTCGGGCCACGTCGTTCAACGGAAAAAGAAGCGCCTGGCGTGACATGGCAAACTTGCGGCTCGGAGTTTGTCAAAATGTGCAAGCGCTGCAATTCATCGTTGTCATTACTGGGTATAGACGCCTCAGAATACTTACCATCTAAAGCTTGGCCTTGACAGCACCCTTTTCCCTctgctctccctcttctctaGCCTCCTTGTTCAACCTCCGCCACATATCCTTCCGCAGCTCATGCCCATCCATAAACGCCCTAAACCACTCCCTCTGAAACTttggcaacctcctccccacaccATTCTCCGGCTCCCCCGCCAGTCTCCTCACATCCTCAAAATACTCCTCAAAATCCGGAAACACCAACGTAAACTTGACCCCATCTCCCCTATCCTTGAtccttttctcctcccactcttTCATCACTTCCACACTCGGCAGATTCGCCCTCCcggccaacaccctcgcaGCCAAAACAGCCTGCCACTCAAAAATCTTAAACGTCAGCCCCGCACCGACAGCACCGACAAAAAGCAACGTTGGGTCTCTCTGGTACACCACGTGCTGATACAGCTCCGGCACGCGGTTGTTCCTAATCTCCACGTTTGGCAGAAACGGCATCGTCCACGTGTATCCCGTCCCAAAGATGATCGAGTCCACATTCGGAATGCTCTTCCCATCAGCCAAATGCACCGTCCTCGTCGTGGGGCACACAGACTTGATCGAAGGGTGTTGCTGAATCCTCGGGTGCTCAAAcgcaccaccgccaaagtAGCCATTTGCCGCATggccgatggtgatggtgtggacTGGCAAATCGGCCGTCTTGGAGTGCGCGAGGTCGTAGGCGATGTCAGCTGCCGACACGGAGGCGCCTACTACAACCACGCGCTAGATTCAAGTTAGAACAGGTTCCCGCCGCCGGAAATCCGAAGCAAAAGGGGCAAACAAACCTTGTTTTTGAAatatcccctcccccgaaaGTGCTTACTGTGAATCACACTCCCCGGCCTCCCCTTTTCAAACTCGTCCAGCCCGTCGATCGCGGGTATGTACGGCACCCAGTAATGCCCgctcgccaccaccaccgcgtcAAAGTACTCTGTCCACCAGTAATCTTtctccttgccctcctttCGCAGCACGAGCTTCCACTCTGTGCCTACCTTTTCGGCCAGCTcgacggtggtgttgtaGGACACCAAATCCTCGTAGTTGTTGCGCTCGATCAGGGACTTGATGTAACGCTGCATGACGGTCCAGTGTCGAAAAGGGGTTTTTGGCCCGTGGAGAGCGATGGACTTGTCAGTCTTGTCGGCTGGGATTGGCTCCTGGCTGAAGGAcatggggaggtggtcgacgTTGGTTTCGAGGTAGGGGTAGACGGAGGATTCGGTGAAGCGAGGGCGGTCAGACTTGGGTGTTTGGGCTGGGAGTttgggtgggatggggaggggggtgtctGCGGTgcggttggcgagggaggggaagttggtgagggttggggggcgggCTTTGTCGCCGATCCTGGGGATTCGTCAGGAGCTGAGGGTCAGAGATGGTGAGGGGTGCAAAGAAATTACCAGCATCCTCCGGCCTCTTCGCGCCTTTCAAAAACACGGATGATATCAAAGGTTTTTTCTTGGGCGAGAGCGTcaatggcgatggcgccgGCTGGGCCGGCACCGATGACGGCGACGCGCTTGATCGGTGGGCGGGACATGGTTGGTTTGACTGGAAAAGCGAAGATATCGCGTAAAATgtgtcggtggtgatgttttggagCCGCGTGGCATTATGTATGTCTGCCACCTAGCCGTCCGGCCGTGTGGGTCGGGGTGTGATCCGGGCCAAGCCGGGGGTGGTTCGGGAACGGCCCACCCTGGCGTATTGTGTTATATCACGCCATCGCTgcgatggggaggtgaaggacgCTTTTCCACACTGACGGGGGACAAAGCTGACCGGAAAAAATCCGAACTAATTTTTGGCTAGGGCAGAAGTATTTTGAAAGAAAAACGACAAAGACGAAGTCGGcaccggtggtggtgatttggTAGTGCCTGTGGCTGGCAAAcagaaaaaataaaaatgtTGGTGTGCTAACAAACAACTATCGGTGACGTTTGGTATTCGGTGAGCCAGGCTGCAGCGTTCCTGCCAAGACCTTCCCGATTCGCCCAGGCGTGGTCTGAGCCCTGTCAAATCGTCCCCCGTTTCACAACTGCCTTCCATCTCCCCGACACCAGTTTCTTTTTCGTTAGACTAATGGCACATTGCGAACCAGTCATTGTTGCAAGCTTCAAATTTTAACATTACGCAGCTATCCAGTTTCTTGGTATCGCCAGGACTCGATACCTGTTCCTGGATGCAGTAGTCGATTCTACCACAAACTTGACTTGGACGAGTTCAATGCCACAGAGGCAGTATGCTTTCTCAACAAGGCCGTAAATGAACAGCAACTCTGGCATTCCTTGAGAACTCTCCTCCTATTAGGCCTCAACATGATCCACCCTACACCACACCacatctcatcccatcccacaATGAATGCCGACTGGGCACCAGCACTACTTATCAGCCCTCTCCGAGCCCGATCTCCGGGACGCCTTGCAGCGACTGGTCCCCGAGAATGCGGGTGGCCCGCCTGTACCACCCAACTAGCGGATCCGCACGCGGGAATTGCATCTCGATGCCATCCACGGCCTGGATCACGTCAACGCTGGCAACAAGGGTTCCGACCGTTGGCTCCCGCGCCCCGAGCTGATCTTTGACCGGCAGTCGCTGTCGATAAAAGCAATGCCGCGTCTCCCTGTTTGTGTCACCGATTCCTCGGTGTCATCTAGCTCTTCAACCACACCGCCAAGCCTCGGACAACATGGCTCAACCATCCGTCGAAAAGGACACCAAGAAGAGCGGGAACGATGTGGACTCTGGGACATCCTCTTctgttgaagaaggatggACAGAGTGGGATGAGGCCAAGGCCCGGAGGAAGTCCGTTGTCTTAGCTTCCGTCTACTACGAAGCGCGGCGCTGACATTGTGCGTAGGGTTGACTTTTCCGTTTTACCATTGTTGTTCCTTGGGCTTCTAGTCTTTCAGCTTGACCGGATGAACATTGCTAGCGCCTTGACTGGTGGCTTTGCAGAGAATATTGGTGTCTCGTTGGATACCATCAATGCTGGCAACCAGATGATGTTTGCTGGTATTGTGCTGTTGGAAATTCCATCCAACCTTGCCCTTCAAAAGGTATGTTCAAAGATGACGCTCAACGATAAGCATTTGCTGACCCCGTATTGCTAGCTCGGACCAAGGAAATGGATCGCAGGTCAAGTCCTGGCGTTTGGTACTGTGGCCTCACTGCAAATCTTCATCCATAACAAGGCCGGGTTCCTGGCCTCTCGGCTCATACTCGGCTTCTGCGAATCTGGCTAC comes from the Podospora pseudocomata strain CBS 415.72m chromosome 5, whole genome shotgun sequence genome and includes:
- a CDS encoding hypothetical protein (COG:Q; EggNog:ENOG503NZAF); the protein is MSRPPIKRVAVIGAGPAGAIAIDALAQEKTFDIIRVFERREEAGGCWIGDKARPPTLTNFPSLANRTADTPLPIPPKLPAQTPKSDRPRFTESSVYPYLETNVDHLPMSFSQEPIPADKTDKSIALHGPKTPFRHWTVMQRYIKSLIERNNYEDLVSYNTTVELAEKVGTEWKLVLRKEGKEKDYWWTEYFDAVVVASGHYWVPYIPAIDGLDEFEKGRPGSVIHSKHFRGRGYFKNKRVVVVGASVSAADIAYDLAHSKTADLPVHTITIGHAANGYFGGGAFEHPRIQQHPSIKSVCPTTRTVHLADGKSIPNVDSIIFGTGYTWTMPFLPNVEIRNNRVPELYQHVVYQRDPTLLFVGAVGAGLTFKIFEWQAVLAARVLAGRANLPSVEVMKEWEEKRIKDRGDGVKFTLVFPDFEEYFEDVRRLAGEPENGVGRRLPKFQREWFRAFMDGHELRKDMWRRLNKEAREEGEQREKGAVKAKL